One Algoriphagus sp. Y33 genomic window, ATAAAATTTTGTCAAAAATACGCTAAAATACTTCCTAGGACAAAAAAGCCTGTAATGGCTTTCATATGCCTACGGAAATTTGGTGTAACAATTCCAGTCCACAGCATGCATTAGCATCTCTTTTGCAGGTTAGAATTATTTTAAAATCAGGAGCTTCGCTTCTGTCTGCCATAGGTAGGTTCACCTTAGCGGTGCTATTCTTCAGACTCCAAACAGCCCGGTTTTCTTGCAATTTTAGCCCTCAAGATGAATCCTAATGCAAAACCGGACTCAATCCGCCTATCTTTGTATCATGTCTTTAGCCTCCTCCCAAAACGCTCAAATCAACCCTTGGGTAACCATGATTGCTTTCGTCCTATTGGTTGGCCCCTTCGCATTGAGCTTTCACATGCATTATCCGGATGAAATGTATTATACCGATGCGGCAGTCAAAATGCTCCAAAACGGTGACTACCTGACTACCTATTTGGGCAGTGGCGAACTCAGGTTCAAAAAACCCATAGGAACCTACTGGACTGTTCTAGCAGGATTTAAACTGTTTGGAGTCAATCCTTTTGCATCCCGGTTTTTCTTTTTGATCGCAGGGGCTTTGACAATAGGGCTGACCTACAGGACAGCAAAAACTCTATTTGAAGACAAGCGAATAGCCGGGCTTTCCGCCCTGATTATGGCGTCGAATCCCGTTTTGATTTTCAGCGCAACACGATCCATTCCCGATGTATTGCTAGTCATGACTATGACAGCAAGTGCTCTCGGATTTGCAGGGCTGCTCCGGCATGGCAATGCTACTCCGAAAAAGTACCTGTGGATACTTTACATCAGTTTGGCATTGGCATTTGAGGTGAAAGGACTTCCCGCTGCAGCTTTGGGTGGAATTGGGTTGATCTATTTACTTTTCAATCCTTGGAAAAAAATCTCACCCAAGACGCTTTTCCATTTCCCTTCTATTCTAGTCAGTATTTTCATCGCCTTGTTTTGGTTTGTAGCGATGTGGAAAATCCATGGGCCCACTTATCTGGACAGCTTTCTGGAAGACCAGGTCGGTACACGTGTAGCCTCACGTTATCTACTAATCAGTCAAAACGGCTTCTTGGCCATGGGTATTCTGATCCTTATCTTTCTTCCATGGGTCATTTTTGCTGTTGCAAAAGCCAAAAGTTCAATCACAGCGGCCAGAAAAGAGGCTCCTGTGTTTTTCTGGTTTGCGATACTTTGGGGACTGGCGATTCTCGGAATGGGAGCGATGACTAGCAGATTCTATGAGCGCTATTTGCTTCCAGTCGCTCCGGTTCTGGCAATTTTGCTTGCATGGCTTCTGATAAAAGCAGAATTTGGAAATAAAAGCACTGCTTTAAAAATTACCGGTTGGTTCTTCCTCGTTCTGAATTCAGTGATTTTCTTGTTTAGTCTTTGGCTGAATATAAATCTAGGAGCTCCTTTTCTTATTTATACACAGCTCGGAATTGGCCTTCTCATCCTACTTTATCTTGGCCAAACTACTATCAAATCCAAAAAACTTCCGAATACGATCGCGTACGGGTTTATGCTGCTCTTTTTCTTACTTTCCACAGGCACTTTTCAGATTTCCTTGCCAGACCAAGGTCAGCAGGTAAAAGCCTTTGCAACACAAGAAAAAATTGACCCTACCGGTAAAATTGGTTTCATAGGAAATCTGCATACCAGCAGCAAGATCAGGATTGGATTGGGTACAGACTTTCAGATGGTCGATTTAAACCCTCATGAATTGGAAATTGAAATTAAAAATTATGACCGGCTGATCATCGAGGACAAATACTTAGACTCCATCGATACTGCAGGATTTCATATGAAAACAGCTTCGCTAAACTGGGCATCACGTGAGATTCCTGATTTATTGACAAATGCGGGAAATCCTGATTTCAAAAAAATATTAGAGGAAAAAGGACAGAAATACTATTGGCTGGAAAGAGTATCAAAGTAGAATTAATAAGAGTCTGGCTGATATGGATTGAACTCCTCCAGCTTCCTCCATACTTGGATTTTGGCTATTCTCAGCGGTTCACCCCGGAATGTAACAGGCAATTCTTCTTCATAAAGCAGTTCCTGAAAATCGGCAAATTCACCGGGCGAATCGAAATTCCAGCTTACAAAAATCCCAACTTTATCCTGGCCGACAAATTGCTCCAAGCCTGGCCAGAGATCAAACTGGTTTTTTCTTGACCCCATATTCAACATGTAGGTTTGCGGATGATCAGGCAGGTAAAATGACAGTTCCGAAGCCATATGATAAGTCTCTGAGAACACATAAGCATCTTCAACTCCCAAGCTATCACGCAGTGAAACCAGTCTATCCGCCAGAGGCTGATAACCTGCCATTCTCCTAAACGCAGACTTTTCGGCTTTCTTTATGGGTTTAATACTTTTCAGAAAAGTGAAATCAGGAAGAATAAACAGCAAGGGCAAACCTATGCTCAACCCCACACCCCAATTACGGATTTTCCGCCAAGTCAGACTTTGCTCAGTAACCCACGCGGCCATCAAAATCGCCAAACTGCTATAAGCAAACACCGGCCAATTCACTTCAATTGAGGTCATAAAGCTCAAGAATGCAAAACCTGTCCAAGACATCAGTACCGGCAAAAACAAATAGATTTTCACGTGATCATTAGACTTAATTGTGCCTCTAAACGCTCCTGCAGCGAGTGGAAGTAAAAACACGGAAATCATTGCAAGTTGGCCTCCCACGTACTCGAAAAATCCTGCAGTTGCCTTAGCAGCATCAAATGCCCCCGACTTTCCCCCTCCTCCACCAAGAGTAGCCAAATGCTTAAACGTATCGAAATTATTCTGCCAGTTCCAAACTAATGCAGGTATAAACCCCAATAAGCTGATTAAAAAAAACACAGCGTAATTCTTGCTTTGAGCCTTCCAAGTTCCGGTATATAGTAGATAGATAAGTAGAAAAGGGAAGATCAATCCCATAACCACTTTGGCCATCAGTCCAAAAGCTGTGGCTACACCTGCCCAGATCCACCAGCTTTTTTTTCCATCGGCTACTCCTCTATATGCAAAGTAGAGTCCCAAAGCCCAAAAGAAGGTGAGCGAGGAATCCGTCATGTGAAAAGTAGACGCCAGCCACCACATGGGCATTGCCTGCAAAATCATGGCTGACCAAAACCCGACTTTGGAAGAGTAGAGATGTCGGCCCAATAGGAAAGTCACCCAAGATATCCCGACTCCCAGCAGTATGGCGTTTAGCCGCACCCCAAGTTCCGTGTTTCCCAAAATAGCTGTGGAAGTATAATTAAGCACTGCAACTAGAGGCGGTTTGGAATAATAATGCCATGCCATATTCTGAGACCACAGCCAATATTGCGCTTCTTCTGTAAACAGGTCAATCTCCGGCCTTAGCGTAAATAGGACCTTGGCTATGACCAATCCAATGGAGACCAGCCAAAAGTAAAGTGAATAATTAGGAGACTTCTGCATAAGGTAATTTATATAAAAAAAGCACCTCCCAGAAACTGAGAGGTGCCGTAAAATTACTATCCTAAACTGTTACTGCTTAGCCAGCACTACTTTTTCTTTGTATTTTTTGATTTGACGTCTAAGTCCTTCGATCGCATCGTCAGAAGCCGCTTCAAAAGAATCCGCTTGACTCTTCGCAAAAAACTGCTTCCCCGGCACGTTTAATTTTATTTCCACGATTTTATTATCGTTATTATCATTCTTATCAAGTCTCAAAAAAACCTCTCCGTCTATTATTTGATCATAGAAAGTATCCAGCTTGTCGGCTTTTTTTTGAATAAAATCGATCAATTTTTGATCGGCGTCGAAGTGGATGGAGTGC contains:
- a CDS encoding glycosyltransferase family 39 protein, yielding MQKSPNYSLYFWLVSIGLVIAKVLFTLRPEIDLFTEEAQYWLWSQNMAWHYYSKPPLVAVLNYTSTAILGNTELGVRLNAILLGVGISWVTFLLGRHLYSSKVGFWSAMILQAMPMWWLASTFHMTDSSLTFFWALGLYFAYRGVADGKKSWWIWAGVATAFGLMAKVVMGLIFPFLLIYLLYTGTWKAQSKNYAVFFLISLLGFIPALVWNWQNNFDTFKHLATLGGGGGKSGAFDAAKATAGFFEYVGGQLAMISVFLLPLAAGAFRGTIKSNDHVKIYLFLPVLMSWTGFAFLSFMTSIEVNWPVFAYSSLAILMAAWVTEQSLTWRKIRNWGVGLSIGLPLLFILPDFTFLKSIKPIKKAEKSAFRRMAGYQPLADRLVSLRDSLGVEDAYVFSETYHMASELSFYLPDHPQTYMLNMGSRKNQFDLWPGLEQFVGQDKVGIFVSWNFDSPGEFADFQELLYEEELPVTFRGEPLRIAKIQVWRKLEEFNPYQPDSY
- a CDS encoding glycosyltransferase family 39 protein, whose translation is MSLASSQNAQINPWVTMIAFVLLVGPFALSFHMHYPDEMYYTDAAVKMLQNGDYLTTYLGSGELRFKKPIGTYWTVLAGFKLFGVNPFASRFFFLIAGALTIGLTYRTAKTLFEDKRIAGLSALIMASNPVLIFSATRSIPDVLLVMTMTASALGFAGLLRHGNATPKKYLWILYISLALAFEVKGLPAAALGGIGLIYLLFNPWKKISPKTLFHFPSILVSIFIALFWFVAMWKIHGPTYLDSFLEDQVGTRVASRYLLISQNGFLAMGILILIFLPWVIFAVAKAKSSITAARKEAPVFFWFAILWGLAILGMGAMTSRFYERYLLPVAPVLAILLAWLLIKAEFGNKSTALKITGWFFLVLNSVIFLFSLWLNINLGAPFLIYTQLGIGLLILLYLGQTTIKSKKLPNTIAYGFMLLFFLLSTGTFQISLPDQGQQVKAFATQEKIDPTGKIGFIGNLHTSSKIRIGLGTDFQMVDLNPHELEIEIKNYDRLIIEDKYLDSIDTAGFHMKTASLNWASREIPDLLTNAGNPDFKKILEEKGQKYYWLERVSK
- the hpf gene encoding ribosome hibernation-promoting factor, HPF/YfiA family, with translation MKLQMHSIHFDADQKLIDFIQKKADKLDTFYDQIIDGEVFLRLDKNDNNDNKIVEIKLNVPGKQFFAKSQADSFEAASDDAIEGLRRQIKKYKEKVVLAKQ